Proteins from a single region of Sebastes umbrosus isolate fSebUmb1 chromosome 8, fSebUmb1.pri, whole genome shotgun sequence:
- the si:dkey-251i10.2 gene encoding LOW QUALITY PROTEIN: putative defense protein Hdd11 (The sequence of the model RefSeq protein was modified relative to this genomic sequence to represent the inferred CDS: substituted 1 base at 1 genomic stop codon) has translation MLQMLCFVRGYPTGAPTGVCEAMLPXHTGVLPQPSPAPYALLTNTLYVSTRKVVITGPEYRGVLLEARTDGSTNALGSWQLSPPDTRFLQCTGNPQGAVTHSNTNLKGNTTVNSWIPPPNSTSPGHRAQLLG, from the exons ATGCTTCAGATGCTCTGTTTTGTTCGTGGCTATCCCACTGGTGCTCCCACTGGTGTCTGTGAGGCCATGTTGCCTTGACATACTGGGGTGCTGCCTCAGCCTTCACCAGCACCCTACGCTCTCCTCACCAACACACTTTATGTTTCAACCAGGAAAG TGGTTATCACTGGACCAGAATATAGAGGTGTGCTTCTGGAAGCTCGGACAGACGGCAGCACTAATGCTCTGGGGAGCTGGCAACTCTCTCCTCCAGACACAAGGTTTCTTCAG TGCACAGGGAATCCTCAAGGTGCTGTCACTCATTCCAACACCAACCTAAAGGGCAACACCACTGTAAACAGCTGGATACCACCACCCAACTCTACAAGCCCT GGCCACAGAGCTCAGCTTCTGGGTTAA